One genomic window of Oncorhynchus kisutch isolate 150728-3 linkage group LG26, Okis_V2, whole genome shotgun sequence includes the following:
- the LOC116357696 gene encoding trace amine-associated receptor 13c-like, whose translation MEKHEDVQYCFQDGNSSCRKALLSTSIYITLYIFFSLISAVTVFLNVLVIISISHFKQLHTPTNLLILSLAVADLLVGLIVIPVMTVAIMEPCWVFGEYFCVFHAYIACLCTSLSLGNLVLISIDRYVAVCDPLLYQSKVTITKMMCCISITWCCCIIYRAANIENVANVLVPSRCLKECFIVEGSVWGNIIDLLFTMVVPCSVIITLYMKIFVVARSQSRKVFSKEAASVSGVKTVQANKSERKAAKTLAIVVFTFLICWIPTLFILLFLSFLSDNLSLFIRFLPLVNSLINPIIYAFFYPWFKVKTKLILNLKFL comes from the coding sequence ATGGAGAAACATGAAGATGTTCAATACTGTTTTCAAGACGGAAACTCTTCTTGCAGAAAGGCTTTGCTCTCGACATCTATCTACATAACACTGTACATCTTCTTCTCATTGATTTCAGCAGTAACAGTATTTTTGAACGTACTGGTGatcatctccatctctcacttCAAGCAGCTCCACACTCCAACCAACCTGctcatcctctctctggctgtggcaGATCTCCTGGTGGGACTGATTGTGATACCAGTAATGACTGTCGCAATAATGGAACCATGCTGGGTTTTTGGggaatatttctgtgtgtttcatGCCTACATTGCTTGTTTATGTACTTCTTTATCTCTGGGCAATTTGGTCTTGATATCTATTGACCGCTATGTTGCTGTGTGTGATCCCTTATTGTACCAGTCTAAAGTAACAATAACAAAAATGATGTGTTGTATATCCATCACCTGGTGTTGTTGTATCATATACCGTGCTGCTAATATAGAAAACGTTGCAAATGTACTGGTACCCAGTAGATGTTTGAAAGAATGTTTTATTGTTGAAGGGTCAGTCTGGGGTAATATAATTGACCTTCTATTTACAATGGTTGTCCCGTGCTCTGTTATTATAACACTTTATATGAAAATTTTTGTGGTGGCCAGATCACAGTCCAGAAAGGTATTTTCAAAAGAGGCTGCCAGTGTGTCTGGTGTTAAAACTGTACAGGCAAATAAGTCTGAGAGAAAAGCAGCAAAAACTCTAGCTATTGTTGTTTTCACCTTTTTAATTTGTTGGATTCCAacactatttattttattatttttgtcTTTTTTAAGTGACAATTTATCATTATTCATCCGTTTTCTGCCACTTGTTAATTCCTTAATAAATCCAATAATTTATGCTTTCTTTTATCCATGGTTCAAAGTGAAAACTAAACTTATTTTAAATCTGAAGTTCCTATAA